GGCAGcaggttgtacgcaccggattgacccgatggaatcctcttCGGCAAGTGCtgacgcctcagtgtacgtgttcgtccttttttcatcATGGGAGAGCCACattccggagtgccttctccgcatgattctggtccgtgccggcaTTGAAAAGAactccggaccctggttctgttcggtttgccagaaccgctttcgtcatcggtcggtgtcggtgaggggTAACCAGTGCACGGAGTggatacatttccgatcttgctctggcctcacttcactacgggagtatagtcatactggctatgtcgcaaggtgctgtgcgaacatagccagcagtgggtcactagcgtcgtcttctgcgtcctcggacaatgtgaccccccgacctctcccgtacggcaatttatgcaacggcagcatcccagcccaaatattgtcaggccagtgccgggaagtgtatcgtctttgcagttaaactgcaacggacttcgtggcaagatcgatgagattgtggactttatgatttggaagagcatattggtcgcagcgatccaggagacaaacctgaccaacacctgcagcttgcacagttgtcacgcgTTACAATgggctacgtaaggatcgctcaaggaatggaggtgggagattggccttcgtaatacaccattccgtgcaatatagacctatctcacccgcgcatggcgctagtgacccctatatggaatgcatggggatagcagtctgGTAGAGCAGTCAGATAGAGATTGAGCTATACAAcgattggtagctgtgtcccgattaatggccaggcttacaaccccgacataagtgcgttgctatctggccataattgtctggttctaggggactttaatgcgcatcagacgtcatggcattctcccctaggtaacgaccagcgtggcatagctttggcagagcagattgtaagctccacattttgcacggtgaatgaggatgcccccactaggattacgaggaagtgcagcagctcgccagacatcccCATTGCAtaccctgatctcctgagtgacgtttactggcaagccgtcatcgcTTTGGGGTCGGACCACCTCCCCATTACTCTGACCATCGACCTAGCAATCgtcttcataacctctgagcgccggacgtttatcaatcataaaaagaccaattggactggcttcaatcgccgcttcagtgaactactCCGccatggcccagcacccaaacaatgTGGATAATGGCATCCTCAgaaaagacgttaatctccttctaacagcTCTAAGACAGTTCGTGACTTTATCGTTCTGACTATTTTTGCCCTGATGGACAGTTTACTgtacgtaaagatgttcacactcggcgttagcaccacaccacatcaTGCATTGcgcgatcgcccggatttccgcctgcaggaccatattacaGACACACAGTCGCAAaaaaaagatctcagtccctgggatctcaatgtagacccccgggCACACTCTGTCCACTAGCACTAATACATCAGTGTATTTCCAGAGTTCCATGTCGCAGGCAGTAGAGCCTCGATGTTAACTGTCGTCTCAGATATCTGATCCGAAATGCCTTCCAACCcaaccaggtttcctattgtctcCTCTATTATCACACCATGGTATtgtagtgtgtatatgtgtgagacAATTGTCTGGCCTTGGTCATGATCATTGTCTGGCTTAGGTAATCTGATTCGCGCATATGGACACCCATCCGCGTTGCCGTGTGAATATACATACGTTGCATATTCACACAGGTGAGCAACCCAACAGCATGGGAACATGCTGGCTAGGCTTAAGCTAgcttagaaatattttgtttaaataaaaattcaatttaagaacaacagccaaaaaagtaaaaattttaatttatattatgtACAACCCCGAGAATAAGCTTCTGTAGGTGGACTGTAAAGCAATTAATATAGAGCTCCCAGAAGTGTAAAACAAGACGTATATCAGTTTGGAAATagaacaaaaataagaaaagacCATGTTTCAGTTTATGTATTTGTGGACACAGTTTATTAAGCCTCTTCTTACCGCCTTTGGTTGTTGACGCTGCACAAGTGATTCGTTCAACATATTTAGACTTTAATCGGCGTAAGCATTTAAGAGTATAGTAATCATGGGTGGTACGGAATCAAAGATAGAGGATCCCAATGCCAATGTGATTAACGACATTGTGGTAAAGGTAGAAAGTCCTACCAACTACTTCTTAATCATAATTAGTTTATTGGCAGCCCAGCTATTGGTAACTCTTTACCAACTGCATAAGAGGGCTCTACGGAAGAATTATATAAGGGCCGCTTCTTTTGCAAACGATCTTGAAAAGGTATAGGAATCaatatctcaaaaaaaaataacttaaaaaaaaaaaaatcttgaccAGCCATACCAGcacacaaaataaatgaaaatctttaaattttagaaCTCACATGGACTGGATCGACATAATCGGTGTAGCCAGAATAATCAAAGAGCAGAACTTTGATAGGTCATACAAAAGTCTGAAAGTAGACAGACCGATAGGAAATGAGACATTAGGTCGACATcttaaaatattatttgaagCCCTGGAAAAAATTCGGACATTTTTAAAAGGGTACTACGATAATCTTACCCCCTCCCACAAAATAGCAGCAGAAGCATATTTTTTGGATGTACGAAATAAACTAGCAAATTTATTGGAATCTAAGGGCATAGAAAATAGAATGTCAGTGAGTTTCCATGACGAGGTCGTTTTCTACATTAAATTAGAGGAAGTTGGCGAAAACATTGATTGTAAATCACTTACCAAACTCTTTGACATTGCAAACGAGGCAGGAAACATGACACAATCGGTTACGGACTTTCTGGGTTTGGCCACAAGGGTCATACCGGATTTTAACGGAAGCTCCGAAAATCTGCAGTTTTCTTGATGCACTGGACCTTATAGATTCAGTAAAAGAAACTCATGAACAGATTGCAGTGAGAGTcattaagacaaaattaaaagggACGGCGAGAAACCTTATCAGCTCAGAAGGGACCATCAGGGACATAATAATAACATTGAGAAAATCTGTCAAAGGCGAATCAACTGAAGTTAtcacagcaaaaattttaaatattagacAAGGAAATAAGACGGCAAACTCGTTTGTGAGTGAAATTGAGGAGCTTACGAAAGCACTGTCTAACGCCTACATTTCTGACGGACTACCTGTAAAGAAATATCACCAAAAAAACTCCCTTTCGTCTTTCAAAGAAATAAAGCACAGAAAATAatctttcctcaaaaaacaaaaaggtttcaaattttatttggcTGTAAAAAGGGTTACAAGCTTGAATACTTAAGTGTTGTCTGCTCGATGGTCGAAAAAGAAGAGATCGACTTCACACAAAATTCTAGCTAAGGGACTTCAAAAGAAATTACTTTCAAgtatataaaattattatttacaaAATACCTAAATAGCTTAAAGTGTTATATTTATAAGTACATAGCAAAATTTGTTTCTACATATCGATCATATGAATAAATAGTTTCGCTAGAAGCAACGAACGCCCACCAAAGTAGCAAAACCGGTGGTGGAAGGGAGAGACTATCTGATTTGCATTCTAATCTGCTTACTGGTAACTCTTAACTCCCAAAGGGCTTGGCATGATGTATTATACTAAAACACCCGATCGTTAATGACAAAGGGGGAAGGTGCGACGCACAAGCTGCCAGGGATTCAGgtaagatttaatcggtaaaGGGGGAATCGTTATCACCGAAGCAGATTAGCACGCAGAAAGATCAAACTGCGTATACTGATGAGTATTTGAATAAATACGCacaaataataattaattacGATAAAAACATAAGTATTTCAAATTACTGAATATTAAACTGCATACATGATTATggctataataataataataacgtgGTGaggtgtgtttttttatgatgacGGTTTGGTGGTGAATGGGGTGAAACGTTAATGTAATGTTGGGTTGGGAAAATAtatgattttgccaacattctcCCCCCTGAAGGACGAATGTTCTTATGTGCAGATAATAGTTGGTAGACGGCCTATCGTTGGGAGAATATTTAGTCGAGGAAATACCTCCGCTATGCTCCGACTCATAGCGTTTGAGGGTAGGCTCCGTCCTTGAAGGGTAGGTATACACACAAGTGGTCCATTCTGGTGAGGGGGTAGTAGTTAGGCAGTTGATTTAATATTTGTGTCGACAAGCGATGTTGCATTTTCTGGaagtaaacaaatttttgaaattggtctttttacaagtttgtttttaataagAACTGATACCACCCGTGTACGTCCATCAGGTCCAGGATGTGTTTCCTCGATGCGGCCAAGTAGCCATTGACCTGGTCCACACCGTTCGTCTACAACCAGCACCAAATCGCCAATAGTAGGTTCAGATCTGCTTTTGAGCCATTTCGGTCGCGCTTGAAGACGATTAACATATTCATTTCGCCATCttttccaaaaatgttgttTCATTTTTTCCACACATTTCCAGCGAGAAAGTAAATTGATGTTGGTTTCCAACAGAGATTCTTCTGGTATGCAAATCGTTGGCTCACCAACAAGAAAGTGCGCAGGAGTAAGTGCTTCAAAATTCGAAGGGTCGGAAGATAAAGGACATAAAGGACGAGAGTTCAAACAACCTTCTATTTGACATAGTAGTGTTGTGAGCTCTTCGAATGTCAGATTGCGCTCGCCTATAATCCTTTTCAAATGGTATTTCACGGATTTCACACCTGCTTCCCAAAGACCACCAAAATTTGGGGAGGCAGGTGGAATGAAGTGCCAAGTGGTACAGTTCTGACTTAAAGCCTGAAGAACCTCCTCGGGCAGTGATTTCTGAGATTTTTCAAAAGGTACTTGGAGTTCTTTTGAGGCACCAACAAAATTCGTGCCGCAGTCTGAGTAGAGGTCGGTACAAGCACCGCGCCGCGACACAAATCGTCTAAACGCAGAAAGAAAAGCATTTGTCGTCAGGCTGGTAACTGCTTCTAGATGTATGGCTTTGGTAACCATACACACAAAAAGACATATGTACCCCTTTGAGGTAACAGTAGACCTCAAGTTCGAAGTCTTAATAGTTATGGGACCGGCATAGTCGACGCCACTATGCTTAAATGGACGAGTGATCATCAAGCGAGCTTGTGGCAAATTACCCATTATCTGCTGCGACGTTTTCGCAGCAAAACGGAAACATTTCAAACACCTGTTTATAACACGTTTGGCCAATTGGTTTCCTGAGATTATCCAGTACCTTCTGTTCACATAGGACATGGTCAAAGTAACACCACCATGTAATGTCCTTTCATGTGCGTCTGAAATGATAAGCACTGATAATGGATTTGACTTTGCCAAAACTAGGGGATGCTTCACATCATAGGGGAAATTCGAATTCTGGAGGCGTCCACCAACTCGAATTATTCCAGTTTCGTCAAGAAATGGCATAAGTTTCAAAATAGGACTCTGTGCGATCACCTTTCGTGCAGAGAGCCTTGACAGCTCCTCAGGGAAATCAATTTCCTGAGTTATTCTTACAAAGATCATCAAAGTCTTGTTAACATCCCCAATTGATAAGGGACCAGTAATCCTCTCATCGGGATGCTTACAATTGTGACAGAACCGAAAACATAATGAAGTGATGCGTAGCAAAGTGTGTAATTTGGAGAATTTTGAAAGCAATTCAGGATATGCTTTCTCAGTGGCAACATTCGTTGTAATCTTGACGGCTCTCTCCTCCTTCGATGTACACAAATTCGGTAAAGATTCAGGCCAAGAGGATTGTGGTCCGTAAAGAAAATGAGGCCCAAACCACCAAGTCCGGTTCCCTATTAACTCCTCTGCCTGAATTCCCCTAGATGCACAGTCTGCCGGATTCAAAGCCGAAGGAACGTATCTCCACTGAATTGGATTGCTGCATCGTTGTATGTCTGCCACGCGGTTAGCCACGTAGACAGTCCAATTGGAGGGAGACTTGTGAATCCAACTTAATACAGTGGAGCTGTCACTCCAATAAAAAACATTCCGTACACCAAGGTCAGCGAGGGATTCCTGAACCTTTCGTGCCAGTTTCACTCCAAGTGCAGCAGCGCAAAGCTCCAATCTTGGAATTGAAACGGTCTTAATGGGTGATACTTTTGATTTGGCCTGCAAAAGGTGAACAAAAGTATCGTTAGCCGTAACAATACGCACGTAAACCACTGCGGCGTAAGCAACACTAGAGGCATCGCAGAAACAATGTAATTCAGATTCAGAGTTCTGATTCCATTGAATCCACCTGGGAATCGCCAAATTAGCCAACTTCGGCAATGAAGCCCTGTGCCGAAACCACAGGTCCTCAATTTCCCTTGGGACATTATCATCCCAGTCAACCCCATGTTCCCACAGTTGCTTGAAAAGGGATTTGGCCACCACAGTAATCGGAGTAAGCCACCCCAATGGATCATAAAGCCTGGCGGACTCCGAGAGAATCCTGCGCTTGGATGCAATCGGATCCTTGTCAAGATTgacctcaaaaaagaaagagTCAGTGGCCGTGTTCCACTGTATGCCCAATGTCCTAACGACGTTATCACGGTCAAAGTTCAGATTCACAGAAGTCCCCCTGTGTTCTTCTGGTATAACCGCAAGCAACTCTTTAGAGTTCGTCACCCACTTTCTCAAATTGCAGCCACCCTCATCCAATAAGGTGCATAAATCCTTGTAAAGTGGTTTCACGTTGTCTATACTATCAGAACCGGAAATAACGTCATCCACGTATGAGTCCTGCAGTAGAACCCTAGCGGCCACAGGATACCTGTCCCTGTAATCGTGCGCCAACCTCTGCAAAACACGAATGGCAAGATATGGAGCAGATGCCGTACCATACGTCACTGTGTTCAAttcataaatcgaaatttcatcaaatgggCTAAAACGCCACAAAATCTGCTGAAATTTCCGGTGCCCTGGACAAACATCTATCTGCCGGAACATTTTCTCAATGTCCGCGCTAAAGGCAATCCTATGACGTCTCCATCTGGTAAGGATACCAGGCAAATCATTCTGGAGAGCAGGCCCAGGGGAAAGCTCGTCGTTCAACGACTTACTTTCACGTGAATGGCTACTGCCATCAAAAACAACGCGTAGCTTCGTCGTGGTACTACTCTCCTTAAGAACACCATGGTGCGGTAAGAAGTAGGAATCTTGACGAACATCACTAGGATAAACGCCAATCTTCGACATGTGGCCCAAATTCTCATATTCCTTGAGAAATTTGGTGTAGCTTTCGCAAAATAATGGTTTCCTGGAAAATGATATTTCCAGTTGTTTCAAACGTCGAAGTGCATTGAGCACATTGTTCTGAAGAGTAGGACTGGAGCCGTCCTTCAGTATAGACCGAAAGGGCAATTTCACCACGTATCGACCAGATACTGTTCGAGTTGTGGTAGCTTCAAAAAACTCCTCACATGCCTCCTCCTCCTCAGTAAACTTCCTTTTGGGGAGGACCTCCTCCTGTTCCCAGAAGGAtctcaaaatatggtccaagtGTACATTATGAATGTGTATCTGGTGTGAAGACACGGAATTGCTGGGTCCTGAAAACACCCAACCAAAATGAGTGTTCTGAAAGAACAAATCATTATGTACAAAAGACTCCGTTGGAATCTTAATTTTCGAACAAATGTCCGATCCTAGAATTATATCTATGGAATCGGATCTGTAAAAAAAGGGGTCAGCCAAGCTCTCCAATTCGATATTCGGAAGGGAAATATATCTAGAGGACAAGTCTGGAGTGTAAGACGACAAGCTTGATAGAACAAGGGCAGAACAGGACAGAACTAGCTCTTCTTTAAGTGTGTACAAATCAAGTTGTACAGAAAATTTCGACATGTTCTCGCTACCATTTCCAATACCAACGACTTTGCAATGCGACCTTACCTTCTCAAGACCTATAAGTTGAACTGTGGACTCCGAAATCAAACTACCTTGAGATCCAGGGTCTAGTAGCGCCCTCAACGTAAATTTGCCACGATTTGTCACAACCCTAAGCCTTATCGTGTAAAGTAAAACAGAGTGAAACGCCTGAGCACTATGCGAAGCCATCTGGGTAGGTGCATTACCTGAACAACCAGTAGGACCAGCCCTGGTTAGAGGACCGTCCGAATGCAGCACCGTATGGTGTAGCTGCTTGCATGTGATACAACGGAAAGGAGATTTGCAATTGTTGTGGTCATGCCCGACCACAAAACAATTTTGGCAAGCGTTCTTCTTTGAGAGAAAATTAACCTTATCGCTCAAGGGcaatgctaaaaatttaaaacactttGCGAGACTGTGAGGTTTCTCGCAGAATACGCAAAGAATAGGTTTTGGTTTGGAAAACTGTCCAGAATTGCACGAAGCCTTCCGCACCTGCGCATTAGATTTCGAATTATTATTACTTTTATTTCTACCCTTAGTGGGATATTGTTTATCAGATGGGAACTCATCGGTCATAGACTCCAGCGTTCGGAAAGTTCTTTCCAAGAAAGAGAAGAGTTCGGAAATGAGGGGGATTTCGGTAGAGGATTTCAAAGACTGTTCCCAATCCCTGCGGGATTGAAGATCCAGTTTCTGCACGAGCAAATGGATAAGAAGAGGATCCCACGTGctggcatctatattcaaattttgtaaagaggaCAAACACTCTTGAGCAGAATCAAGAAGTGTCTTAATGGACTGAAATCCACCATCTGATTTCGGTATATTAAACAACCTAGAAATCAAGTTTCCCACAAGCATACGCCTATTATGGTATCTTGATTCTAATATCTTCCACGCCGAGTCATAATTTGCCTCTGTGGCTGAAATATTCTTTATCAGATTTGCCGCCTCGCCACCAAGGGTACTACGCAAATAATAAAACTTCTGTATCTTATTGAGGGATTCGTTTTGGTGAACAAGGGAAAAATATATGTCCCGAAATGGGATCCATTCCATATATTCCCCTGTGAATCTAGGCAGCGTGATCTTGGGAAGTTTAGAGTCTGATCCTATCGTCATATCAGAGCGACCGTGATGAGTCACAAATGTGCTAGACATAGGAGACTGCATAACATTATGACCCGCATTAGAGTCGATAATTTTACCCTTAAAAGAGAGATACCTCTCAGAAAAATCAAAATACACGTCATCACTGATATATGGAACGTCATTAGAATTCAAAGATGTGTCGTGAATAAGCCTCACTATCGTATCATGCTGTGCCTCGAATCGATTAAAAATATCATCAACCCTTTGGCCCAATGCATCTACATAACCATGAGTTTTCTCGGCAGGATTTTTGGCATCGAAACGACTTTCATATTTAATCAATAAATCTAACAAGTCGCGTTGCCCCTTTATAAAAGTGGCCAGTTCACTCATGGTTAATTCGCGCACAAACGTTCACTAAAAGGGCTTTCCAAGCACCAAATCAAAGCAAATGAATAaagcgaaacaaaaaaaaaaaagaaa
This Stomoxys calcitrans chromosome 2, idStoCalc2.1, whole genome shotgun sequence DNA region includes the following protein-coding sequences:
- the LOC131994719 gene encoding uncharacterized protein LOC131994719 produces the protein MSELATFIKGQRDLLDLLIKYESRFDAKNPAEKTHGYVDALGQRVDDIFNRFEAQHDTIIQKFYYLRSTLGGEAANLIKNISATEANYDSAWKILESRYHNRRMLVGNLISRLFNIPKSDGGFQSIKTLLDSAQECLSSLQNLNIDASTWDPLLIHLLVQKLDLQSRRDWEQSLKSSTEIPLISELFSFLERTFRTLESMTDEFPSDKQYPTKGRNKSNNNSKSNAQVRKASCNSGQFSKPKPILCVFCEKPHSLAKCFKFLALPLSDKVNFLSKKNACQNCFVVGHDHNNCKSPFRCITCKQLHHTVLHSDGPLTRAGPTGCSGNAPTQMASHSAQAFHSVLLYTIRLRVVTNRGKFTLRALLDPGSQGSLISESTVQLIGLEKNTHFGWVFSGPSNSVSSHQIHIHNVHLDHILRSFWEQEEVLPKRKFTEEEEACEEFFEATTTRTVSGRYVVKLPFRSILKDGSSPTLQNNVLNALRRLKQLEISFSRKPLFCESYTKFLKEYENLGHMSKIGVYPSDVRQDSYFLPHHGVLKESSTTTKLRVVFDGSSHSRESKSLNDELSPGPALQNDLPGILTRWRRHRIAFSADIEKMFRQIDVCPGHRKFQQILWRFSPFDEISIYELNTVTYGTASAPYLAIRVLQRLAHDYRDRYPVAARVLLQDSYVDDVISGSDSIDNVKPLYKDLCTLLDEGGCNLRKWVTNSKELLAVIPEEHRGTSVNLNFDRDNVVRTLGIQWNTATDSFFFEVNLDKDPIASKRRILSESARLYDPLGWLTPITVVAKSLFKQLWEHGVDWDDNVPREIEDLWFRHRASLPKLANLAIPRWIQWNQNSESELHCFCDASSVAYAAVVYVRIVTANDTFVHLLQAKSKVSPIKTVSIPRLELCAAALGVKLARKVQESLADLGVRNVFYWSDSSTVLSWIHKSPSNWTVYVANRVADIQRCSNPIQWRYVPSALNPADCASRGIQAEELIGNRTWWFGPHFLYGPQSSWPESLPNLCTSKEERAVKITTNVATEKAYPELLSKFSKLHTLLRITSLCFRFCHNCKHPDERITGPLSIGDVNKTLMIFVRITQEIDFPEELSRLSARKVIAQSPILKLMPFLDETGIIRVGGRLQNSNFPYDVKHPLVLAKSNPLSVLIISDAHERTLHGGVTLTMSYVNRRYWIISGNQLAKRVINRCLKCFRFAAKTSQQIMGNLPQARLMITRPFKHSGVDYAGPITIKTSNLRSTVTSKGYICLFVCMVTKAIHLEAVTSLTTNAFLSAFRRFVSRRGACTDLYSDCGTNFVGASKELQVPFEKSQKSLPEEVLQALSQNCTTWHFIPPASPNFGGLWEAGVKSVKYHLKRIIGERNLTFEELTTLLCQIEGCLNSRPLCPLSSDPSNFEALTPAHFLVGEPTICIPEESLLETNINLLSRWKCVEKMKQHFWKRWRNEYVNRLQARPKWLKSRSEPTIGDLVLVVDERCGPGQWLLGRIEETHPGPDGQNATSLVDTNIKSTA